The following coding sequences lie in one Gorilla gorilla gorilla isolate KB3781 chromosome 5, NHGRI_mGorGor1-v2.1_pri, whole genome shotgun sequence genomic window:
- the MRPL14 gene encoding large ribosomal subunit protein uL14m isoform X2: protein MLDFQEFISSLWNATDLSWDPMAFFTGLWGPFTCVSRALSHRCFSTTGSLSAIQKMTRVRVVDNSALGNSPYHRAPRCIHVYKKNGVGKVGDQILLAIKGQKKKALIVGHCMPGPRMTPRFDSNNVVLIEDNGNPVGTRIKTPIPTSLRKREGEYSKVLAIAQNFV from the exons ATGCTGGATTTTCAAGAGTTCATTAGTAGCTTGTGGAATGCAACT GATCTATCTTGGGATCCCATGGCTTTCTTTACTGGGCTCTGGGGCCCCTTCACCTGTGTAAGCAGAGCGCTGAGCCATCGCTGTTTCAG CACCACTGGGAGTCTGAGTGCGATTCAGAAGATGACGCGGGTACGAGTGGTGGACAACAGTGCCCTGGGGAACAGCCCATACCATCGGGCTCCTCGCTGCATCCATGTCTATAAGAAGAATGGAGTGGGCAAGGTGGGCGACCAGATACTACTGGCCATCAAGGGACAGAAGAAGAAGGCGCTCATTGTGGGGCACTGCATGCCTGGCCCCCGAATGACCCCCAGATTCGACTCCAACAACGTGGTCCTCATTGAGGACAACGGGAACCCTGTGGGGACCCGAATTAAGACACCCATCCCCACCAGCCTGCGCAAGCGGGAAGGCGAGTATTCCAAGGTGCTGGCCATTGCTCAGAACTTTGTGTGA
- the MRPL14 gene encoding large ribosomal subunit protein uL14m isoform X4, with the protein MTRVRVVDNSALGNSPYHRAPRCIHVYKKNGVGKVGDQILLAIKGQKKKALIVGHCMPGPRMTPRFDSNNVVLIEDNGNPVGTRIKTPIPTSLRKREGEYSKVLAIAQNFV; encoded by the coding sequence ATGACGCGGGTACGAGTGGTGGACAACAGTGCCCTGGGGAACAGCCCATACCATCGGGCTCCTCGCTGCATCCATGTCTATAAGAAGAATGGAGTGGGCAAGGTGGGCGACCAGATACTACTGGCCATCAAGGGACAGAAGAAGAAGGCGCTCATTGTGGGGCACTGCATGCCTGGCCCCCGAATGACCCCCAGATTCGACTCCAACAACGTGGTCCTCATTGAGGACAACGGGAACCCTGTGGGGACCCGAATTAAGACACCCATCCCCACCAGCCTGCGCAAGCGGGAAGGCGAGTATTCCAAGGTGCTGGCCATTGCTCAGAACTTTGTGTGA
- the MRPL14 gene encoding large ribosomal subunit protein uL14m isoform X3 produces the protein MAFFTGLWGPFTCVSRALSHRCFSTTGSLSAIQKMTRVRVVDNSALGNSPYHRAPRCIHVYKKNGVGKVGDQILLAIKGQKKKALIVGHCMPGPRMTPRFDSNNVVLIEDNGNPVGTRIKTPIPTSLRKREGEYSKVLAIAQNFV, from the exons ATGGCTTTCTTTACTGGGCTCTGGGGCCCCTTCACCTGTGTAAGCAGAGCGCTGAGCCATCGCTGTTTCAG CACCACTGGGAGTCTGAGTGCGATTCAGAAGATGACGCGGGTACGAGTGGTGGACAACAGTGCCCTGGGGAACAGCCCATACCATCGGGCTCCTCGCTGCATCCATGTCTATAAGAAGAATGGAGTGGGCAAGGTGGGCGACCAGATACTACTGGCCATCAAGGGACAGAAGAAGAAGGCGCTCATTGTGGGGCACTGCATGCCTGGCCCCCGAATGACCCCCAGATTCGACTCCAACAACGTGGTCCTCATTGAGGACAACGGGAACCCTGTGGGGACCCGAATTAAGACACCCATCCCCACCAGCCTGCGCAAGCGGGAAGGCGAGTATTCCAAGGTGCTGGCCATTGCTCAGAACTTTGTGTGA
- the MRPL14 gene encoding large ribosomal subunit protein uL14m isoform X1 has product MQLACQEYTVKNKVDLLHGGYCVRRKTVHYSSLEILYVLLKNKDFIEDLSWDPMAFFTGLWGPFTCVSRALSHRCFSTTGSLSAIQKMTRVRVVDNSALGNSPYHRAPRCIHVYKKNGVGKVGDQILLAIKGQKKKALIVGHCMPGPRMTPRFDSNNVVLIEDNGNPVGTRIKTPIPTSLRKREGEYSKVLAIAQNFV; this is encoded by the exons ATGCAGTTAGCATGCCAGGAATATACAGTAAAGAACAAGGTGGATCTTCTTCACGGAGGTTACTGTGTGAGACGAAAGACAGTTCACTATTCATCACTGGAAATACTGTACGTGCTACTGAAAAACAAGGATTTTATTGAG GATCTATCTTGGGATCCCATGGCTTTCTTTACTGGGCTCTGGGGCCCCTTCACCTGTGTAAGCAGAGCGCTGAGCCATCGCTGTTTCAG CACCACTGGGAGTCTGAGTGCGATTCAGAAGATGACGCGGGTACGAGTGGTGGACAACAGTGCCCTGGGGAACAGCCCATACCATCGGGCTCCTCGCTGCATCCATGTCTATAAGAAGAATGGAGTGGGCAAGGTGGGCGACCAGATACTACTGGCCATCAAGGGACAGAAGAAGAAGGCGCTCATTGTGGGGCACTGCATGCCTGGCCCCCGAATGACCCCCAGATTCGACTCCAACAACGTGGTCCTCATTGAGGACAACGGGAACCCTGTGGGGACCCGAATTAAGACACCCATCCCCACCAGCCTGCGCAAGCGGGAAGGCGAGTATTCCAAGGTGCTGGCCATTGCTCAGAACTTTGTGTGA